The following proteins are encoded in a genomic region of Actinomadura sp. NAK00032:
- a CDS encoding LLM class flavin-dependent oxidoreductase: MTAHDVVFGFGAHSTFDDQPALMRMVERADRDGLDLFSLSDHPYLGERLDAYATIGFLLGRTERIAGFANVTNLPTRPAPMLARTVTSLAALSGGRVVVGMGAGGLWDRIADMGVPRLSPADAVDAFEEAITLVKKLSGGGPPVTFAGRHYRVDGIAPAPAAAPPVWTGSVGRKSLAATGRVADGWIPGHAADWLSERYRTSRPVVDEAAAAVGRDPREVRTVFNFPGRITGRPLPATRDGGGRWVGGSAEQWAEELTGAVLEHGASGFMLFSPTGGTPDETSLERWTGEVVPAVREAIAKESG, translated from the coding sequence ATGACCGCACATGATGTCGTCTTCGGTTTCGGAGCGCACAGCACCTTTGACGACCAGCCCGCGCTGATGCGCATGGTGGAGCGGGCCGATCGGGACGGGTTGGACCTGTTCTCGCTGTCCGACCACCCCTACCTCGGTGAGCGGCTCGACGCCTACGCGACCATCGGGTTCCTTCTCGGCCGGACGGAGCGCATCGCGGGCTTCGCCAACGTGACCAACCTGCCGACCCGGCCCGCGCCGATGCTGGCGCGGACGGTGACGTCGCTGGCGGCGCTGTCCGGCGGCCGCGTCGTCGTCGGCATGGGCGCCGGCGGCCTGTGGGACCGCATCGCCGACATGGGGGTGCCGCGGCTCTCCCCGGCGGACGCCGTGGACGCCTTCGAGGAGGCGATCACACTGGTCAAGAAGCTGTCCGGCGGCGGTCCGCCGGTCACCTTCGCGGGGCGCCACTACCGGGTGGACGGGATCGCGCCGGCTCCGGCGGCCGCGCCGCCGGTGTGGACCGGGTCGGTCGGCCGCAAGTCGCTGGCCGCGACGGGGCGGGTGGCCGACGGCTGGATCCCCGGGCACGCGGCGGACTGGCTCAGCGAGCGGTACCGGACGTCGCGGCCGGTCGTCGACGAGGCGGCCGCGGCGGTGGGCCGCGACCCGCGCGAGGTCCGCACGGTCTTCAACTTCCCCGGGCGCATCACCGGCCGCCCGCTGCCCGCCACCCGCGATGGCGGCGGGCGCTGGGTCGGCGGCTCGGCCGAGCAGTGGGCCGAGGAGCTGACCGGCGCGGTGCTGGAGCACGGCGCGTCCGGCTTCATGCTCTTCTCGCCGACCGGGGGCACGCCGGATGAGACGTCCCTTGAGCGCTGGACGGGGGAGGTCGTTCCGGCGGTGCGGGAGGCCATCGCCAAGGAGAGCGGCTGA
- a CDS encoding transcriptional regulator codes for MTAARTGSVTPDLTIGVVGPHDLVERVMLMGHGPTPVPSRLVAAAYRDEQEAADKVVRLGSGVDVCLFASPVPYDFARKAGVLTMPATYVPLNGAALQGALLRASLDERFDPARVSIDVLGRAEVEEAYSEISLGTEQVHLREEAAGPGTLAAFHERLWRRGATTVAMTCVHATAERMEMAGVPTIRVRPTGAAIRSSLQTAALLGAHHRLEESQLVVVLVDVPTLRETPRRVTPRYWRDELKLALHRVLLQEAHRMNASVWPLDDHSYLVIATRGSVTTSTEGFRTPPFVERVREELGLAIEVGIGMGRTAHEAENHARAALARSQSSQRAQGFALDRDGRALVPAPRTPPRAQPQAKPKGLEILARLADKLGDQEQPLIVDAENAGKMLGVTPRTARRLLRTLVEEGLAWPLPPNRTPQPGRPRQLYRLIVEKLGSAKTT; via the coding sequence ATGACGGCGGCACGCACGGGGTCGGTCACGCCCGATCTCACGATCGGCGTCGTGGGTCCCCACGACCTCGTCGAACGGGTCATGCTGATGGGCCACGGCCCCACCCCGGTACCGAGCCGGCTGGTGGCCGCCGCGTACCGGGACGAGCAGGAGGCGGCCGACAAGGTCGTGCGGCTGGGGTCGGGCGTCGACGTCTGCCTGTTCGCCAGCCCCGTCCCCTACGACTTCGCGCGCAAGGCCGGCGTGCTCACCATGCCCGCCACGTACGTGCCGCTGAACGGCGCCGCTCTCCAGGGCGCGCTGCTGCGGGCGTCCCTCGACGAGCGCTTCGACCCCGCCCGGGTCAGCATCGACGTGCTCGGCCGCGCCGAGGTCGAGGAGGCCTACTCCGAGATCAGCCTCGGCACCGAGCAGGTGCACCTGCGCGAGGAGGCCGCCGGCCCCGGCACGCTCGCCGCGTTCCACGAGCGCCTCTGGCGGCGCGGCGCCACCACCGTCGCGATGACCTGCGTGCACGCCACCGCCGAGCGCATGGAGATGGCGGGCGTCCCGACCATCCGCGTCCGCCCGACCGGCGCCGCGATCCGCAGCTCCCTGCAGACCGCCGCCCTCCTCGGCGCGCACCACCGCCTTGAGGAGTCGCAGCTCGTCGTCGTCCTGGTGGACGTCCCGACCCTCCGCGAGACGCCCCGCCGCGTCACCCCCCGTTACTGGCGGGACGAGCTGAAGCTCGCGCTGCACCGCGTCCTGCTCCAAGAGGCGCACCGCATGAACGCCTCCGTGTGGCCCCTGGACGACCACAGCTACCTGGTCATCGCCACACGCGGCTCTGTGACGACGTCCACCGAGGGCTTCCGCACACCGCCCTTCGTGGAGCGCGTCCGTGAGGAACTGGGTCTCGCCATAGAGGTCGGCATCGGCATGGGCCGCACCGCCCACGAAGCCGAGAACCACGCCCGCGCCGCCTTGGCCCGTTCCCAGAGCTCCCAGCGCGCCCAAGGCTTCGCCTTGGACCGCGATGGCCGCGCCCTGGTCCCGGCTCCCCGCACGCCCCCGCGCGCCCAGCCGCAGGCGAAGCCGAAGGGCCTGGAGATCCTGGCCCGCCTGGCCGACAAGCTGGGCGACCAGGAGCAGCCCCTCATCGTGGACGCGGAGAACGCGGGCAAGATGCTCGGCGTCACCCCGCGCACGGCCCGCCGCCTGCTCCGCACCCTGGTCGAGGAGGGCCTGGCCTGGCCTCTCCCCCCGAACCGCACCCCGCAGCCGGGCCGCCCCCGCCAGCTCTACCGCCTGATCGTGGAGAAACTGGGCTCCGCCAAGACAACGTGA